The genomic stretch TTCAAGACACAAGGTCATGCCCACTATGAACGTGCCACAAATTGGAGGTCAGTGTCAACAGACTCTGGAAGTCAACTTACCTTTTCACAATCATCCAAGTTTTCTAGGGAAAGGGGCTACAATGGTTTTCCTCTTTGGGTAGATTTTACCAAGTGAGTCAGAGAAGACAGGCCCCTGGGCCTCTAGAGGAGTCTGCTCTTCTaatccagtggttttcaaatctTAGGACAAAGCAGAAACCCCCAGGGGAGCTTATTTCTGATGCAGATAGTCAGGACTCAGCCTGGTGTCCAGTTTATGAGTTGTCCCTGAAATGCTCCTTTTCAATAAGCTACTCCACCAGGTACTGTGATCATGGGGATCCCTGGATCCCCAAGCTTGGGAAACCTTGAAGGGATGCCCTTTATCCCCAAATTCTACTGAGCAGCAAAGGCTGGATCTTTGGACCTCAGTGGCTGGCTCAAGGGAAGCAATGTCTCCAGGGAAGGAGTGATCACGGTAGGGTTGGCAGGGAGAGCTCTCTgcaggggaagagaaagggaggccACACACGTGGTTTTACTCCACCGGCCTGCCCTTGACCCTGGGCCCAGCCACACCCCACCACTCGGACCGCACTGGGACCGAGGTGTCccgctcagactcacatccagaCGAGCACCTACCCAGCCTCCGTTGTCCTGGATCCAGGTGTGCAGGTGCCGGTTCAGGTACTCGGTCATCCACAGGGCGATGCTGTCCACCAGGGGCGACATCTCCCGGTTGACGCTCTCCACACACATGACCCCTCCGAACTCAAAGAAGGCCACGATGCGCCCCCAGTTCACCCCGTCCCTGAAGAGCTCCTCCACCACCGTGGCGAAGCGTCCCCTCGCGGTGAAGGGCGTCAGGTGCAGCTGACTGGACATCTCGGCGAAGTCGCGGCGGTAGCGCCGAGAGAAGTCATCGCCGGCCTGGCGCAGGGTCAGGTGCACCACAGGCGGCACCGGGCTGGGCGCAggcccggcggcggcggccgggggcggcggcggggaggTCCTGGAGGGCGCGGGTGTGCGGCCCGGCTGGGAGGACAGGATGCCCGGCGCGGGAGCGGCCCCGGGGGGCGCGGCGCCCGCGTCTCCGGCATCCCACTCGTAGCCCCGCTGCGACAGCTTATAGTGGATGTACTTCATCACGATCTCTCGGTTATCGTAGCCTGTTCCCCCCGCGTGCGCCATCCTTCCGCCGCGGAAAGGCAGCCGGGTCCCACAGCACCTCTCGCCCCCCGCTGCCCGCCCCACGGCCCCGCAAGAGGGGTGAAGAGTTATAATCCAGCTATTTCATTGGATGTGCTTTGCATTCCTGGATGAGGGGGTGTCTTCAATCACGCGGAACACTTGATTCTGGTGTTTCCCTCTTGGCATGAGATgcaggaaatttttatttaaattccttTCGGATCTTTATTTCATGAGGCACATTATTAATTACTGTTAATATCAGTCTACCTCCTCCGTGATGCTGAAAGGTTAAAAAACTAATCAGTCAAAATCAGGTGCGTTTCCCTCTATACGCTGGTTGAAAGCAGGGCACACACACAAGTTACACGCTGAGAATATATTAAACTGCCTGGAAATTAAACTTACTCCAATGCACTTAAAGTGAAAATCGCAAAGGTTCCCATTGACAGTTACATTAAACCAATTTCCTGTGCAAAGAACTTACTTGTATTTTTTAAGGACAGCATGATCCTCTGtgaagtttccttttttgtgaaaacaaatgaaaaggcaaaaagattccCTCAATCTTCAGAACTCTCCAGTTAGAGCTGCTCTGAAAACTTCCAAATGAAtcaggagttgggggaggggggtgcaaaaaattagaatttccagtttgattcctagacTTCTTCACAGAAATGTCAGTCTGTAGGAATCCCAACCGGAGATCTCAAGAGCACGAGCAAACGGaaggcagcggcggcggcggatGAATTACCATTTCTCAGTCGGTATTTGCAGAAGTCCTGGGATTTTCCCCTTCTCGGCAATTTTCACGCGCGCACACACGCGCGGGCACACACATGGATCTGTGTCCGCGGGGCCGCCTCACGCCTCCCCGGGGAGAGAACACCGGGCCGGAGTCGGCGGGCGAGCCGCGGACGCGGGCGGGGATCCTCTCCGGATCAAACTCCGAACGGCCAATGCATTTTCCGAAGAGCTGCCGATAGACGCAGGCTGGCCGCGCCGGCCCCGCGGTGCCGAGCGCGAGGAGCCCGCGCTGTGTGTGGTGCAGCGAGGGTGGGAGGCGGCGCTGGCGGGGgagggctttattttttttccccctcttttcctaAAAAGGGATGACTGCTACGAAGTTCTCCCCCCCCGGACCCCTCTTCCGCTGCACCCCACCGGCGCACCCCGCCTCCGGGCCGCGcaccctctccccgcccccgcgCCGCGCGCTCCGGCCGAGGACGCCGCCCGGGGGGGCCCGGCGCCCGCACCTTCGCGGCGGCGGGGGGAccgggcgcggggcggggcggcgggagGAAGGGGGCGGCGCGGGGGGCCCGGCCTCTGACTTCATTCTCCGCTCGAACCGCCCGGTTTCCTGTGCGTGCGTCACACGgttcattcaaaaaaagaagaaaggacgGGCCCTCCCCGGAGCCGCCCCCCCGGCCGGGTTAAAGGCGCCGCGGCCGGCGCGGAGCGCGCGCCCCGCCGGGGGCTCTGCGGGCGGGGGCCGCGGGAGTGGGGGGGTCCGGGACGCCCCGCCCGCTCCGCGCGCCCggccggggtggggggcgcgGGCGGCGCGGTGGGCGCGCGAGGGGCCTCCTCGGGCCTGCGGCGGCCGGGCGCGCGCTCGGGGTCTCCGGGGCCCGCGAGGGGCCGGGGGCGCCTGGGGAACCGCCCGCGGCCGGGGTCGGCTGCCGGGGGCAGAGGCGGGGAGCGGGGGACACCGAGAAAACCGGCGCCGGGAGTCGCCTGGACCCTTTCTAGCCGCGGGCGCGCGCGTGCAAGTGCGCGCGCGTCCGCACCCCGGGTGTCCACACTCGGCCGATGCTGACCCCGAGCAGGGGCTTCGGCGCCGGCCTCCCGAGAAGAGAGGCCACGCCGCGCGCGCCTCGGCGAGGGAAGCCCCGAGCCTCGCGTTTCCTTCCAGCTGCTTCCTGGCTGTCCACGCAGAGCGCGCGCTTCGGAGACCCCACCCGGGCCCAGGCTAGACGCGGCTCCCGGGGCCCGCGGACGGACGGCCCGGGCGGCCGAGCGCTGTCCGGTGCGAGTGGCGGTGGAGggctctgcgaccccagggactgcggcccgcgggctcccctgtccatgggattctccgggcaacaagactgtcccttctccaggggatctccctgacccacggatcgaacccaggtctcctgcattgcaggcagattcttttttcctCGCTCCCAACCATTTCGGCCCCGGGTTATTAGGCGCCGTGGGGCCTACGGGGCAGTTTCAGGCCCGCAGCCCCAGTCAGGGCAGGTGGGTTTCTAAAGGCCTCCCGGTTGTCCAGCACTCAGTTCTAGACGTCCGCACCTTCTCGAGTTATCTATACGTACACCAacctgtatatacacacatgtgtacacatttttaatatttttatacacattcatatatattttatatacgtaaacattttaaaaaattcatcagtACAAATGGCTTCCAGAAAAAAAGCACAGAGGGCAGACAAGTTGCatgtgcttatttttatttctaaaagtctttgacaaagtgccagggaaaaaaatgtttactaaTAGCATGGCGGCTTAGtgaatcgggcttccctggtggctcagacggtaaagactctgcctgcaatgcagggagaccagggttccgtccctgggtcaggtagatcccatggaaaagggaatggttacccactccagtattcttgcctagagaattccatggacagaggagcctggcggcctacagtccacggggtcgcaaagagtcgcgcACACATCACTGAGCGACTCACACCTGATAGGGCTCAAGTAAAACTTACGGGAGCCTGGTTTGTTGTGGGCTTAGAAATACAAGGATCAACTACTGCCCTGTCTACACGTACCTTCTCACACTGTATTTGGTCTCCTTCCTAGACTAAAATCAACACGTTCATTCTTTGGTAAAATAAGCACagcaaattattttcatttcttcatttatcaaaGCCAGTCAGCCAACATGCCAGCCCACCTCTTGCCTGTAGGAATGTGTACCTGGTACAAATGTCTTAGCCAGGCAAGGAGTGAAGGAAGATGGCCCTTCCTGCTTCCAGCTGCTGGGACCGTCACCTTTTCTCCACGGCAGTGACGACGAAGCGCGATGGCCTGGGGATCTGTTCTCGCGGAAACAGAGGAAAGCCAAGCTGAGGCCACCCGTCCTGGTTAGGGGTCTTCTCAGAACTTGCCTTAACTCCTGAAGTTACTTAGGAGGAACTGAAAGCCTCAGTGCTTGCGACCCAGCATGCGAGTGAGGAAACGAGAGGCCAGAGCTGGAACCAGGCTGTCCTCCTGCCAGGGGGGAGACCAGAAGGAAACAGAGCCCATTCCGAGTGAAGGAAAGCCTGCCTCGTTCTCTCCTTTACTCCACAGATGATTCTTCCACACTTAAGTGGCACCTTGATCATACTCCAACATTCTCAGGACAGGTCTGCATTAATCTTGACTAAGGCTAAATATTCCCTAGGAATGTTCTGGGACTCCTTCAATCAAAATAGTGAAACCACTCCTCCATTCAGATTGCATGCTTATCAGATTCCACCAGAAGTGTCAGGGCAGGCAGTCCTCAGAAGTGTGTGAATTAACTGAGTATTGGTGACCTAGTCGGAGGAGCACCAGTCTGAGTCAGGAGCCCTAGCTACAAACCTAGAGGCCTTCCAACAACCTTTCGAATGCAGGCACTGTGGGATTTCACTTGCCGAGACGCCCTGCACTTTTAAGGGCTGACGGCTGGTCCTTTTCCCAGCTTTGCACCAGGAGAGAAAAGGACAAGACGCAGGGAACGGAGAGCATATCCAGCATCTCAAAGGCCTGTGCTTCCCTTCTTTATTCTCCAATCTGCCAAACAAATAGGGTTTTATTGCCAGTTTTCAACCTGCTGGTTGATATTTAATGGTATCATTCAGAAAGTTCTCCTCATCAccaatattgttgttcagttgccaagtcatggctgactctttgccgccccatggactgcggcacaccaggcttccctgtccttcactatctcatggagtttgctcaaactcatgtccattagatAGCAtaggtgctatctaaccatctcgtcctctgtcaccctcttctcctcaggccctcaatctttcccagcatcaggatcttttccaatgagttgactctctgcatcaggtgccaaagtactggagtttcagcttcagcaccagtccttccaacgaacacccaggactgatctccttcagaatggactggttggctctccttgcagtccaagggactctcaagagtcttctccaacaccacagttcaaaagcatcaactcttaggtgctcaggtttctttatagtccaactctcacatccatacatgactactggaaaaatcatagctttgaaaacatggacctttgtcagcaaactgatgtctctgcttcataatattctgtctgggtttgtcatggcttttcttccagggagcaagtgtcttttaattttgtggctgaagtcaccatccacagtgatttttgagcccaagaaaataaaatctgtcacttttcccattttttccccgTCTATTCATCACCAATATAAATGTTCCCAAAGTTTATGAAACCCAAAAGGACATTATTCTAATCTAAACATACTAATATTTAATATAGGTATGTATCAAATTCTTCCaaaccattaaaatttttatttaaagcaaGAATAGAAAGATAGTGTTAACTGTGTGGGAATTGACAACTAATAGGTAAgatgaaagagttaaaaataaaaccatgaccCCAACCAGTGCAAATGCATCCGTAAATAAACTGAACTAAGGAGGAAAAACAAGCAGGGCGCCTGCGAAGAAGACAAACGAACTGCTTAAAACTAACTTCTCACAGGCACAGACAAGCAACCCAAAAGACTAGTTTCCAATTTCGAGTATTTCTATGTTgtttccagctttactgagatataactgacatagtATCTTACACATTATAAACGCTTATGCTACATACTGCCCTGTGCTTTAGGACGGTTTGCATACTTTGTGGCAAACATTGCACGATAATGTTATAATACTAATTCCACATTAGTTAGTATAGTAACAGTAATAGACTTCCTGACTCATTTACACTCCAGAGCCCCTCCCTCTTCTGTACATGCGTGTCCTCATCAGGAACCTGTTTTATGAGATCTAAACCAACAAGCCCTGATGTAACCAGGAAACCCACCTGGCTAACTTTTAGTGGGTCCTAAAGCTCAATAAAATGTTTGGAATTAAGCAACAACTTTTGAAACCAGGCAGTGAAGTGCAGGTAAATCATTGTATTGTGCAAATTTAGCCAGCAAATGTGTACAAAGGAAAGCACAGTAAATTCACTCCtggcaatttttttcctttcagattaATGACTTGGCACTTGAAGTGAATAAACTGAGACTAGGAACTTATACTTTTCAAATGCTTACTCCTCTTGTTGGATTAACATGAAGCACCATAGTACTGAGAACAGGCAAAGAATTTATATTCTTATGTGCAATAACCAATGTTTATCTCTATGCTCTTCACTCCTTGTTGGACTAGGCCTGCACGCACAGGGGCTTCTCGCCACGGCGGCTCCTCTTGCCGTGGAGACAGGCTCTTGGTGCTCGGGCGTCAGCAGTGGCAGcacccaggctctggagcactgTGGCTCAGGCACAGGGGTTGAGTTGCCTCGGGGCACGTGAGACCCCCCTGGAGCAGGGGTCGAGCTGGTGTCCCCTGCAAGCagactcttaacccctggaccaccaggcaagccccccCTTATGCTCTTTAGCACAAGACACAGTATCTCCCAGACATGAACTACCGATGAGCACgtttagaaaaagcaaagttaGTCCATTGTTATTTAGGGCCGCAGTAACAAAGGACCACTAACTGGATGACTTGGAGCAGAAATTTACTCTCCCGCAGTTTTGGCACCTCAAAGTCCCAAATCAAGGTGTCGgtagggccatgctccctctgaaggctctagggaaaGATCTTCCCTACCTCTTCTAGCTTGCGTTGGAGGCTGGCAATCCTTGGCTTGCAACACTACTTCTCTCCATGCCACTGTCTTCCCATGGCCTTCTCCCAGTTTCTCTGCTTTCTCCTATTTTCATGAGGTAACCAGTCATATCGGATGAGGACACTAACAGCCTCACCTTAATTTGGTTATATCTGTGAGGACCCCATTCCCAGTAAGGTCACATCCAGGGGTTCTGAGGATGAGGACATCAGCATCTTTTAAGGACTCACAAGTCAACCCATAACAATATGTATCTgactttttccccccaaactaCTGAGGAATGTTTATTCCAAAGCTCAAGGGCTCAGCCACCCCTAAATTTCAGAGAGCCATGATCTTTACAAATTCCAGCCATTCCCTGTTTGTGCTCAGAGTTAGTCTTCAGAGGCCGAAGCCTTAGCTCCTCCACGTGGGGTGATGTGGCCCAAGCCTGCCCCCCGAGATCTCCCCCCAAGGCCCCCACCCCGAGACCGCCCCCCCGGCCAGTCCGCTCACCCTCTCCTGGAGCTGCGTTACCGCCACGGGCTTTCTGGGAGACGCCAGGgtctctcccttcttctccttGCACATATGCTTGTCTCCCTGAAAGGAACCCAGCTTTCTTGTGGCAAATTCATATTCATTCCTCAAGGTTGATCTGAACCGCTTCTTCCTTCCACGTGAACTTGCCCGGCTGTCCCAGACAGTCCAGGGATTCCACTCGTGCTGCTAAAAGAGGTTTCACGTGGATGCCAGGAGTCTCCAAGTCAGAAAGCCCGTTTGGATCCAGGCTTCATCGCTTTGCTGCTGTGACCTTGGTCTAGCTACCTAACCTCTGTGCCTGTGCCCCACTGATAACACAGGGGTATAAGGGTACCACTGGCAGGGTTAGTGTATGGTTTAAGCGAGTTAGACGAAAAGCACTCACAAGAGGGACCGGCATGGGTCACACCTCCAAACGTTAGTTATGATGCCTTGGTATTGTCGGATCACCGGgcactctctcttttttcttttgcagtgCTACGCAGCactgtggggtcttagttccccaatcgggattgaacctgcaccccttgcatcagaagtgtggagtcttaatcagtagagcaccagggaaatcccaccatGTAATTTCTGACATGCATCCCCCTGCCCCAGATTATAAACTATTTGAGGGCAGGGACCATATTTTCCTCTGTACATTCCCAGCCTAGAATAGAGCTTGGCATTCAAATGATGGTGGCATAAGGGTCAGAAGCCTGAAGACAGGAATGGGGAGCAGTTCCTCTTTCTCCAGGAAGACTGGTCAGAGCCTTCAGAGGGATGAAGAGGTGAGCGGGGGACACACCAGAAATGGGATCCCCACGGGTGGGGCAGACTGTTTACACCAGTACTGTTTACACTGCCGGTGCCTGGATACCAAGCTCCTCACAGGCATTCGATAAATACAGGCCGAATGAGAATGGGGTGTATAAAATCAAGAGTGGGACAGAAGTCAAGAAATGATTTCCCTTTTAAACATCCAAACATAAAAACTACAGAGGGCATATCCTATGCCATTTATGTATACAAGTGGCTCAAACTGAAAGAAAGGTTCAATTTGCCAATCAAGCCATCCAAGGCATCTCTGGTCAATGTGACCACAATTTTTCTATTTAAGGATCGAGAAATATTAAGGCGTGTTCTTTCCCATCTCTCTCTTCTGTGCCCTTCAGAGTCTAGAAGATATTTCCTTGTTGGAATATGAAGCCTTAAAGCATAGAAAATCAATTTGTATATGAAACATAATTACCtaagaaattttcttaaattccatatttcttccttttattcataTATCCCACACTAGAGTCACACAAATCCAGAACATTATTTGAAACAAGGGCCGAAACATCTACTGTGAAAATAATACTTCCTAAAAAACGATAAAAATTAAGCCTTGTCAAGTGTTTAAGATGTAAGGTTAGGATAATATCACGAAAGAGACTGGTGTTTTGCTTAAATGTgtctttaaaaatgcacatttctAAGAAATACGTTTTCAAATCTGTAAAGCATGTTCCccatttattttttgtcatgATTCAGAAATACAAGATATGAAAATTAGGTTACAATTCTGCCACAAAAGCTTCTAAAGTAGCAAACACAGGTTCTATTATATATCAAAATAGCCATATGCACTCATCAGTTTAAAAATGCCTTTAGAGTTGTCACCTCAAGCAAGTGTAAAATATAATAGCTAGTCTCTCCTcttcaaaaaaacaaacctgCCATCACTGCTCTGAACTAAACAAGATTTAGTCCAGAATATGGAAGATTATGGTTAGTAGGTATTTTTCAACGCTGAGTCACTAAGAAGTTAAGGAAATGAGAAAGATACAAAACATTTTAGGTCAAAAAGTATGAATAGCTTAAGTGTCCTCAAGTAAGTTAAGACATATTTAAATTGTAATatgatataataaaattaaatatgttgatacaattcattttaaaaaaattattatgggACTACCTTCTTCTGAAAAGACAAAGACATACAATTCTTTGAATCAAAGCAACTATTATGAAAAAGGTTTTGTCATTTAATATTAGAAATGGTCTGTCAAATTTTTACTTCTAAGAATCAAAAATAAATGGTTTACTGGATCCAAACAGAGACTTATAATGAAACAAATCCAATTTCATGTAAAGGGGCCATCACTAACAGCATTCTTAATTTCTTCTCCTTTCAGCTgtcaaagttaaattttaaatacatagaaaAGAACAACACTCTTGACTTTGTTttggcaaaaataaatgagaattttcATACCTTTTTCAATGACATAGGGTCCTTGAGCATACTTTGCAATTTCAATGGCTGAATAAcgttaaacattaaaataaatatactcacaaatacattataataaaataGTACAACCCAACCTAGTACAGGCAGGCACATCAGACCTGAAACTCACATAATAAGCTATTGTTGGTCACATACACAGAATCCACCTTTCAACAGAATTATGATTAAACTTCTTCTGTCACAAGTAAGACTTACCCACTTCTGAGCACAATAGAAAGTGTTGAATCAATgtgatccttaaaaaaaaaaaaagccaatagtTTCCCTAACAATCTGCAGTCTGATtcagtctttctcttctttccgagcaaaaaagaaatcagtgTAATAAAGGGTTTAATAAGAATTGagccaaaaaagataaaaagtagaATTTGCCTTGTAATAGTTTCACGATTTAGATGAAGCCAGGTCACTGTGTGATGCTCATTAAGTGTCTACAATCACccatccaaaaaaaattttttttctttaacattttgaaaaggTAATACGGGGTCTACGCTGGATATGATAAAAAAAACATCTCCACAGAGTCTAGGGCAATCCCTGTCATCAAAACCGTTGGTACTTCTTCAGACAAGTGATCAGCCCATGGTGTGACATAAATAAAAACTACAGGAATCTCAAGTCAGGTTTTGCTATCAAGTGCCTTATGGCACCAAatgtaggaagaaaaaaaggaacaccTCAGTTTTCAAACCTTTTTGTTTACAAAACTGTAGACCTCTGCCATCTCTGACAGATGCTCTATTTCCACGAATCTTGTGCTATAATTCCCTGATGCTATAATTTCCACGAATCTGCTCTCATGCTCGCGCTTCATCTCAGTTGGGGCCATCTCCCTGTTGTGGAACAGGGGCTCTTAGATTTGTTCAGGTAGTAGGTGACCTGGAATGACTGAAGTCTCTCTGAGAATACCTTGAGAAATGTATATTGAAATAACTACTGTAAAATAGTTAATTTAAGAATGCACCCTTTTGGACTAGACTTTAATATAGACCATCAGTAGAAGATACCCACATTCAAGAAACACttatgagaaaagaataaaatcgaGAAACACCCAGCTTTTACTTTGTATCTGTTTTCTGGGAATGAGGAAAATATAGTCATTACTCCCTTTTAGAAGCTGCCCGATATGACTCAACGGAGTTTGCAGACGATGGCTCCTGAAGGCTGAGAGATTCATGAAAACTTTATGGGTTCAACCCACCCCGATAGACTGCAATGAAGTCATCCCAAGCaacttatatattaaataatagtttCTTCTATCTCTGTCAGTGTTTGAACATGTGTTATTCtcatgtcttttaaaaagacaCTGTGGATTAAAGCCATTAAACATCTTACTTTGTAAAAATTAAGTCATTTGAAAGTCAAGAGTTCAAAAACTCAAGAGTAAAAAAGGTTTGTCAGTGTTCAGATCTTTAATCTCTTGTACAGCTGCTGTTCTCTTCCAAAGCAGTGGTCTTTTCTCACTAAAAGGAACTGGAATGTGGAGATGCATAAGCTCACAGCGTGTGCGAGAGCGCGGGGCTCGGCACAACGAGGGCGCCGCCCTCGGGTCTCAGGTCTGCAGAGCGCATCCGCTGACGGAGCGGCTCACCGGCCTCGCCGCGGATCCGCCAGTGGACAGCGGGCCGCGTCCCAGGAGCAACAGCGCATCCAGGCCTGCGCTGTGCCAGCGACCACGGCTAGGCTTGCTTAACACGCGGTAGGAGATGTTCTCAAGGTCAGTGGAGTCATGGAAAGAATAGGGCGATCATTTCATTTCAGAAACAAGCGTCTTCAACACCGGGCAGCCCTGTCGTGCtagttttttcttaatgagtaaactgaggctgcTGCCAGTGCCCGCCTCGAGGGCGCCTCCGcaggagcccccacccccaccccccaacaccgGCAGAAAACGGAAGGGGGTACATTTTCTAACTTATTTTATAAGGAGGTGGGTCCGTAAAAGTATTGCTTCAGCTGCATATTAAAATGATTATACACCTTGGCCAGATGGACTCTACCTCTGCAGTGCAAGGAAGGTTCAACACAAACATTTATCAGTGTAAGGCACCACACGGACACAGCAAAGGGGGAAAACCCACAGGCCCATCTCAGGAAAAACCCCAAGCTGAAATATGCTGTCAGCGTTGTTTttgctgtgccacatggcatgtgggatcttagttccccgaccagggatcgaacctgtgcccctgcattgaaagggcAGTCTTAACCGCTAGACCACTGGCGAAGTCCCCCttcagtcttttttaaaagctACATACATGCTACGAGGAGAAAAAGGTCATACTTTCTaactttttcatttgctttaataaattcattaattaatttttaaagtcaagGGAAAAAACtggtctctcttttcttttttttttataaaaatattatagcaGTCTAagcaaaattggaaaggaagacatGGGAAGAATAAGAAACTACAATGGAATGGGTGAGCTTCAGGTCATTATGGCTACTGAAGAAATTGTAAACTTTTAAGCTTCTAAGGTTTTACTTctcttcagaaaatattttaggagGCTCCCTTTCTCCATGAATGAAAAATGAGACATGCCCTAAGCATTCAAGTCTAAAGAAGACAAAAAACCATTGTTTTTCCTACTGGAATATATTTATCTCCTTCGTTCCTCGGTATGGTCCTCTCCCATCCCCCACGTAGTTTTATGggatcaaagagaaagaaatcacaaGTGACCACCAGCATCAGAGTGAGTCATGGACATTATTATGCATTCATACCCCACGGCAATGTGTAAAATGCATCTGGAATAAAACACACtaagttaaaaaagagaaaaaaagaaaaggtcccAGAAGCCCATTTCTGGACATGATTTCTAAcgggaaaaaaaacagaagaaacattTCAATGATCATTCCGGAATCCTGCTCACATGCTGTGAGTTCCCTGACCATCACCTCTCCACCTCGGAGAATCAAGTGGTCTCCTCCGTATTTGCATAGTATTAATAATAGTCTGGAGTTGAACGGCGATCCCCTTGCTTGCAGCCAGGTTTCTGAAGATCACTGGTCCAATCTCACAGATTAGAAA from Bos indicus x Bos taurus breed Angus x Brahman F1 hybrid chromosome 24, Bos_hybrid_MaternalHap_v2.0, whole genome shotgun sequence encodes the following:
- the BCL2 gene encoding apoptosis regulator Bcl-2 isoform X1, whose translation is MAHAGGTGYDNREIVMKYIHYKLSQRGYEWDAGDAGAAPPGAAPAPGILSSQPGRTPAPSRTSPPPPPAAAAGPAPSPVPPVVHLTLRQAGDDFSRRYRRDFAEMSSQLHLTPFTARGRFATVVEELFRDGVNWGRIVAFFEFGGVMCVESVNREMSPLVDSIALWMTEYLNRHLHTWIQDNGGWDAFVELYGPSMRPLFDFSWLSLKALLSLALVGACITLGAYLGHK
- the BCL2 gene encoding apoptosis regulator Bcl-2 isoform X3, with the protein product MAHAGGTGYDNREIVMKYIHYKLSQRGYEWDAGDAGAAPPGAAPAPGILSSQPGRTPAPSRTSPPPPPAAAAGPAPSPVPPVVHLTLRQAGDDFSRRYRRDFAEMSSQLHLTPFTARGRFATVVEELFRDGVNWGRIVAFFEFGGVMCVESVNREMSPLVDSIALWMTEYLNRHLHTWIQDNGGWV
- the BCL2 gene encoding apoptosis regulator Bcl-2 isoform X2 is translated as MAHAGGTGYDNREIVMKYIHYKLSQRGYEWDAGDAGAAPPGAAPAPGILSSQPGRTPAPSRTSPPPPPAAAAGPAPSPVPPVVHLTLRQAGDDFSRRYRRDFAEMSSQLHLTPFTARGRFATVVEELFRDGVNWGRIVAFFEFGGVMCVESVNREMSPLVDSIALWMTEYLNRHLHTWIQDNGGWSPENCCSRGPRRDDSGKPNPRQDAEQPV